In Gemmatimonadota bacterium, one genomic interval encodes:
- a CDS encoding LbtU family siderophore porin — translation MKNTLQILAALATVFPALLCLGITSAQVNEGNTGKASLPGFIEIGGVAEFTLQRSRFSDGESSTSTAAKQLEVGVGIEPHAWIGSEFGWIREHEEDHGEEEDGRNLGFITGSVVVGPPDGSWWLKGGVQFLPFTLFETAGFQAVQDAGIGPLENGAIVDPLSYEFGSKREKSLLLGVSLGEFQGSVYGYHGDDARSNKPRSGFGAVVGYGKHVNEDDEIAFNLSFIDDLGTLAGFQEEVFGHDEEAHGAHHGAHHGADHEGPPTGSDERMPGWAAATAIRYSGVTITAEYMISQDRYAPGVLAFDGRGARPAAWSLEVGYGFELAGRGGALALGYQGTSEAAGLGIPSIRYLSAVSVDIWKDTLSGTLEWLHDREYGTPRGGSGENTSNFTLQLGVAF, via the coding sequence TTGAAAAACACGTTACAGATCCTGGCCGCCCTTGCCACGGTGTTTCCAGCCTTGCTGTGCTTGGGCATCACTTCCGCACAGGTAAACGAAGGGAATACCGGCAAGGCGTCACTTCCCGGGTTTATTGAAATCGGAGGGGTTGCGGAGTTTACCCTGCAGCGGAGCCGGTTTTCCGATGGAGAAAGTTCCACGTCCACCGCGGCCAAGCAGCTGGAAGTGGGCGTTGGCATCGAGCCCCACGCGTGGATTGGCTCGGAGTTCGGATGGATACGCGAGCACGAAGAAGATCACGGTGAAGAGGAGGACGGGCGCAACCTGGGGTTCATCACGGGCTCGGTCGTCGTCGGACCGCCCGATGGCAGTTGGTGGCTCAAAGGTGGTGTGCAGTTCCTTCCCTTCACCCTGTTCGAAACAGCCGGATTCCAGGCGGTGCAAGACGCCGGTATCGGTCCCCTGGAGAACGGTGCGATTGTCGATCCGCTATCCTACGAGTTCGGGTCCAAAAGGGAAAAGTCCCTGTTGCTGGGCGTTTCCCTTGGCGAATTCCAGGGCAGCGTCTACGGGTACCACGGAGACGATGCGCGTTCGAATAAACCCCGGTCCGGTTTCGGGGCCGTGGTGGGCTATGGAAAACACGTGAACGAGGACGACGAAATCGCCTTCAACCTGTCGTTTATCGATGACCTGGGCACGCTGGCCGGCTTTCAGGAAGAGGTGTTCGGACACGATGAGGAGGCGCACGGCGCTCACCACGGCGCTCACCACGGCGCCGACCACGAAGGGCCACCCACAGGCAGCGATGAACGGATGCCCGGATGGGCCGCGGCGACGGCCATTCGCTACAGCGGTGTGACCATCACCGCCGAGTACATGATCTCCCAGGATCGATACGCTCCCGGTGTACTGGCGTTCGATGGCCGGGGCGCCCGCCCTGCGGCCTGGTCCCTGGAGGTCGGATATGGGTTCGAACTGGCGGGAAGGGGCGGAGCACTCGCGCTGGGGTACCAGGGTACCTCGGAGGCGGCGGGACTCGGCATACCGTCGATTCGCTACCTGTCCGCGGTCTCCGTCGACATATGGAAGGACACGCTCTCCGGCACGCTTGAGTGGCTCCACGACAGAGAATATGGAACACCCAGGGGCGGTAGCGGCGAGAACACGAGCAATTTCACCCTGCAGCTGGGCGTCGCATTCTGA
- a CDS encoding tRNA-dihydrouridine synthase: MTHEIAIGPHRIKSLRPGMPILTLAPMAGISNWPFRLICAKMGAQMVGVEFINCNAILHKNPKTLQMMNFCDADIYRDTGMSLLAAQIYGNDIGRMVEGALVLEEKGAQIMDINFGCSVPKILRSDSGAAFLKDIDRMMNAVRSVAEAVSIPVIIKTRLGWDHDNISILEVVKRAADSGAHAVAVHARTVAQKFNGNADWSWIARAVEVSPVPIFGNGDVFTYKDAVRMVEETGCAGVMIARAARDNPYIFSGARIPTFTERVRLARDHLGMMVEYKGEKVGVMEMRKFFASYFKGFPNASHLRTSLVQVDTVTQAHRILDEWVTESDLQPHDA; this comes from the coding sequence ATGACCCACGAAATCGCCATAGGTCCGCACCGCATAAAGTCGCTCAGACCCGGCATGCCCATCCTCACGCTGGCGCCCATGGCGGGCATCAGCAACTGGCCGTTCCGGTTGATCTGCGCGAAGATGGGCGCCCAGATGGTCGGCGTGGAGTTCATCAACTGCAATGCCATTCTCCACAAGAACCCGAAGACGCTTCAGATGATGAACTTCTGCGACGCCGACATCTACCGCGACACCGGCATGTCGCTGCTCGCGGCGCAGATCTACGGGAACGACATCGGCCGCATGGTGGAAGGCGCGCTGGTACTGGAAGAAAAAGGCGCGCAGATCATGGACATCAACTTCGGATGTTCCGTACCCAAGATCCTGCGTTCCGATTCCGGGGCCGCCTTCCTCAAGGACATCGACCGGATGATGAACGCGGTGCGCAGCGTGGCCGAGGCCGTTTCGATCCCCGTCATCATCAAGACGCGGCTGGGCTGGGACCACGACAACATCAGCATTCTGGAGGTGGTGAAACGCGCCGCGGACTCCGGCGCACACGCTGTGGCGGTCCACGCCCGCACCGTGGCGCAGAAATTCAACGGGAACGCGGACTGGTCATGGATCGCCCGCGCCGTGGAAGTCTCCCCCGTGCCGATCTTCGGAAACGGCGACGTGTTCACCTACAAGGACGCGGTGCGCATGGTGGAGGAGACGGGGTGCGCCGGCGTGATGATCGCCCGGGCCGCGCGGGACAACCCCTACATCTTCTCCGGCGCGCGGATACCGACGTTTACCGAGCGCGTCCGGCTTGCCCGGGACCACCTGGGCATGATGGTGGAGTACAAAGGGGAGAAGGTGGGCGTGATGGAGATGCGCAAGTTCTTCGCCTCCTACTTCAAAGGCTTCCCCAACGCATCCCACCTGCGGACCAGCCTCGTGCAGGTGGACACCGTCACGCAGGCCCACCGGATCCTGGACGAATGGGTGACGGAGTCGGATCTTCAACCGCATGATGCTTGA
- the phoU gene encoding phosphate signaling complex protein PhoU, whose product METHLQQQLEGLRSALLSMAALVEEQIARAVTAFMERDVDLCDQVIAGDGPIDAMELEIDEQCIRLLALQHPIARDLRFVAASMKITIDLERLGDIAVNISKKTKQLAGLPLLKPLVDLPRMADLSQSMVKDSLNAFVRGDEQLAMDVCDRDEQVNQLQDQIFEELLACMKEDSGSVPQAMQLIFISRHIERLADHATNIAEGVVYFSQGRVIKHHAVEDPTPSPIRPGSGGPA is encoded by the coding sequence ATGGAAACCCATCTCCAACAACAGCTGGAAGGCCTGAGGTCCGCCCTGCTGAGCATGGCGGCGCTGGTCGAGGAACAGATCGCCAGGGCGGTCACCGCGTTCATGGAGCGCGACGTCGATCTGTGCGACCAGGTCATCGCCGGCGATGGACCCATCGACGCCATGGAACTGGAGATCGACGAGCAGTGCATCCGATTGCTCGCGCTTCAGCACCCCATCGCGCGGGACCTGCGCTTTGTCGCGGCCAGCATGAAGATCACGATCGACCTGGAACGGCTGGGCGACATAGCGGTCAACATTTCCAAGAAAACGAAGCAGCTCGCCGGGTTGCCTCTCCTGAAGCCGCTCGTGGACCTGCCGCGGATGGCGGACCTTTCCCAGTCCATGGTCAAGGACAGCCTCAACGCCTTCGTGCGCGGAGACGAGCAACTGGCCATGGACGTCTGCGACCGGGACGAGCAGGTCAATCAATTGCAGGACCAGATCTTCGAGGAACTGCTGGCCTGCATGAAGGAGGATTCAGGGTCGGTGCCCCAGGCGATGCAACTGATCTTCATTTCCCGCCACATCGAACGCCTGGCCGACCACGCCACGAACATCGCCGAAGGCGTGGTGTATTTCTCCCAGGGCCGCGTGATCAAGCATCATGCGGTTGAAGATCCGACTCCGTCACCCATTCGTCCAGGATCCGGTGGGCCTGCGTGA
- the pstB gene encoding phosphate ABC transporter ATP-binding protein PstB gives MTTENAPVTPKILRDETILDVERVSFWYGDRAALKDVTMAIDRQVITAFIGPSGCGKTTLLRLINRMNDLVPRIRMTGTIRMNGVDIYGPDTDVTRLRRRVGMVFQQPNPFPKSIYENVAYGPRIHGVKSGDFLDEIVERCLRRAFLWEEVQEQLEESALGLSLGQQQRLCIARAIAVEPEVLLMDEPCSSLDPVATSRIEELMLDLKDDYTIVIVTHNMQQAARVSETTGFMLKGELVEMGVTDAMFTTPRDQRTEDYITGRAG, from the coding sequence ATGACGACGGAAAACGCACCGGTCACGCCCAAGATCCTGCGTGATGAAACGATCCTGGACGTCGAGCGCGTGTCCTTCTGGTACGGGGACCGGGCCGCGTTGAAGGACGTGACCATGGCGATCGACCGCCAGGTCATCACGGCCTTCATCGGCCCGTCTGGCTGCGGAAAGACGACCTTGCTCAGGTTGATCAACCGCATGAACGACCTCGTTCCCCGGATCCGCATGACGGGCACGATCCGGATGAACGGAGTGGACATCTACGGACCGGACACCGACGTCACACGGCTGCGCCGTCGCGTGGGCATGGTCTTCCAGCAGCCGAATCCCTTTCCCAAGTCGATCTACGAGAACGTGGCCTATGGCCCCCGGATCCATGGCGTGAAGTCCGGCGATTTTCTCGACGAGATCGTGGAACGGTGCCTGCGTCGGGCCTTCCTGTGGGAAGAAGTCCAGGAACAGCTCGAAGAGAGCGCCCTCGGGCTCTCCCTCGGACAGCAGCAGCGGCTCTGCATCGCACGGGCGATCGCCGTCGAACCCGAAGTCCTGCTCATGGACGAGCCGTGCTCGTCGCTGGACCCCGTCGCCACGTCCAGGATCGAGGAATTAATGCTTGATCTGAAGGACGATTACACCATTGTTATCGTGACGCACAACATGCAGCAGGCGGCGCGGGTCTCCGAAACCACCGGGTTCATGCTCAAGGGCGAACTGGTGGAAATGGGCGTGACCGACGCGATGTTCACCACGCCCCGCGACCAACGTACGGAGGACTACATCACGGGCCGTGCGGGATAG
- the pstA gene encoding phosphate ABC transporter permease PstA gives MVSKWSKDDALIWMSGGALILGFLMVAGLILVIVVHGLGGFWPQELTRYVLRDGRVVLGQETSRVSVRITGLAGERTAAYRLQVRTGDRARYPDEFTWLNEGRVARRDVPREAVVVEQVRGGDLFGFLDSFVDDGMVVARGYEAVRAHYQEQSPELERLRRQRALSIVLSLADDRQHTVSLANVQRIYAPNAMTTWTKVRHYMGSAWSYLWSPPRDENRLGGVYPAIFGTTAMVILMSVVVMPFGVLAAFYLREYGKPGPFLNAVRIAVNSLAGVPSIVFGVFGLGFFVYFLGGTLDRLLFPADLPEPTFARGGILWCALTLALLTLPVVIVAVEEGLAGVPPGLREASHALGATRFETLWRVVVPVVLPSILTGLILSVARAAGTVAPLMITGVVAFTAELPVDGAWPFVHLEREFMHLGFHIFDTGFRADSGEASLPMAYTSTLLLLAIVVALNAAAIGLRSRLRKRYSLAAA, from the coding sequence ATGGTTTCGAAGTGGTCAAAGGATGACGCCCTGATCTGGATGTCCGGCGGGGCCCTGATCCTCGGCTTCCTGATGGTGGCGGGACTGATCCTGGTTATCGTCGTGCACGGACTGGGCGGGTTCTGGCCCCAGGAACTGACGCGGTACGTACTGCGCGACGGCAGGGTTGTCCTGGGCCAGGAGACATCCCGCGTCAGTGTCCGGATCACCGGCTTAGCAGGGGAACGTACCGCGGCGTATCGGTTGCAGGTCCGAACCGGTGACCGGGCACGGTATCCGGACGAATTCACCTGGCTGAATGAAGGGCGGGTCGCGAGGCGCGACGTCCCGCGCGAGGCCGTGGTCGTGGAGCAGGTCCGGGGCGGGGACCTCTTCGGTTTCCTGGATTCCTTCGTGGACGACGGTATGGTCGTCGCCCGGGGTTACGAAGCCGTTCGGGCCCATTACCAGGAGCAGTCCCCGGAACTGGAACGCCTGCGCAGGCAGCGGGCGCTGTCCATCGTCCTGTCATTGGCGGATGACCGGCAACACACCGTTTCCCTCGCGAACGTTCAGCGGATCTACGCACCCAATGCGATGACCACGTGGACGAAAGTGCGCCACTACATGGGTAGCGCCTGGTCCTACCTGTGGTCGCCTCCTCGGGACGAGAACCGGCTGGGAGGAGTCTATCCGGCGATTTTCGGCACCACGGCGATGGTCATTCTCATGTCGGTTGTCGTCATGCCCTTCGGCGTGCTGGCGGCCTTCTATCTGAGAGAATACGGAAAACCGGGTCCGTTCCTGAACGCAGTGCGGATCGCCGTGAACAGCCTGGCCGGGGTTCCCTCCATCGTATTCGGGGTTTTCGGACTCGGGTTCTTCGTGTATTTTCTGGGAGGAACCCTGGACCGTCTGTTGTTCCCGGCGGATCTCCCGGAACCGACCTTCGCCCGCGGCGGCATCCTCTGGTGCGCGCTGACCCTGGCCCTGCTCACCCTGCCCGTGGTCATCGTGGCCGTGGAGGAGGGTCTGGCCGGCGTGCCCCCGGGACTCCGCGAAGCGTCTCACGCCCTGGGCGCGACGCGGTTCGAGACGCTCTGGCGTGTCGTCGTGCCGGTGGTGCTGCCGTCCATACTCACGGGCCTGATCCTGTCCGTGGCGCGGGCGGCCGGGACCGTGGCCCCGCTGATGATCACGGGGGTCGTCGCTTTTACCGCCGAGTTGCCCGTGGACGGCGCCTGGCCTTTCGTGCACCTGGAACGCGAGTTCATGCACCTGGGGTTTCATATCTTCGATACGGGTTTCAGGGCGGACAGTGGGGAGGCGTCTCTACCCATGGCGTACACGTCCACGCTGTTGCTGCTGGCCATCGTGGTCGCGTTGAACGCCGCGGCGATCGGTCTCCGAAGCCGGCTTAGGAAACGCTATTCGCTGGCCGCGGCATAG
- a CDS encoding ABC transporter permease subunit has translation MTDRPRGRRMDRRRLLDLLVGRFAALGGAVLILTILSVFAVVMWVIYPLFTSPAEYRWGVSGTNGIDAGYPILPLISGTLKGAVYSLLFAVPVSVLAALYASQFLPRALKERLKPLVEIMAAVPSVVLGFIGGVWLAPFLASHVFALFLAPVFIAGAVVAAFLIRHHAPVRFRAFDPPGREIWLLLVAVLAGGWLALECGALLKAAWLRAGYETWFEASLGLAFAERNAIVVGMVMGLAVTPIIFTLSEEALSTVPRSFLEGSMSLGATRWQTAVRIVLPAAGSGILAAVLLGFSRAIGETMIVLFISGNVPVMDWSAFTGFRALSASVALDLPNAARDDTLYRVLFFAAFLLLVSTFAINTAAELVRRRLRRRYA, from the coding sequence ATGACCGATCGCCCCCGAGGACGCCGGATGGACCGGCGCCGCCTGCTGGATCTGCTGGTCGGACGATTCGCCGCGCTTGGCGGCGCAGTGTTGATCCTGACCATCCTGTCGGTTTTCGCCGTGGTCATGTGGGTGATTTACCCCCTGTTCACGTCGCCCGCGGAATACCGGTGGGGCGTTTCCGGCACCAATGGAATCGACGCCGGGTACCCCATCCTGCCGCTGATCTCCGGGACCTTGAAAGGCGCGGTGTACAGCCTGCTTTTCGCGGTGCCCGTCTCGGTGCTCGCCGCGCTCTACGCGTCGCAGTTCCTGCCTCGGGCTTTGAAGGAAAGACTGAAACCGCTGGTGGAAATCATGGCCGCGGTGCCGAGTGTCGTACTCGGCTTCATCGGCGGCGTCTGGCTTGCGCCGTTCCTTGCCTCCCACGTCTTCGCTCTCTTCCTGGCCCCGGTATTCATTGCCGGCGCGGTGGTGGCTGCTTTTCTCATCAGGCACCATGCCCCGGTCCGGTTCCGGGCGTTCGATCCTCCGGGCCGGGAGATCTGGCTGCTTCTGGTTGCCGTCCTCGCCGGCGGATGGCTGGCCCTGGAATGCGGGGCGCTGCTGAAGGCCGCCTGGCTGCGGGCCGGCTACGAGACCTGGTTCGAAGCCTCGCTGGGTCTGGCCTTCGCGGAGCGGAACGCAATCGTCGTGGGCATGGTCATGGGCCTGGCCGTGACCCCAATCATATTTACCCTGTCCGAGGAAGCGCTTTCCACGGTGCCCCGCTCATTCCTGGAAGGATCCATGTCACTGGGGGCCACGCGCTGGCAGACCGCGGTGCGCATCGTCCTCCCCGCCGCGGGATCCGGCATACTGGCCGCCGTCCTGCTGGGATTCAGCAGGGCGATCGGGGAGACCATGATCGTGCTGTTTATCTCGGGCAATGTCCCGGTAATGGACTGGTCCGCCTTCACCGGGTTCCGGGCCCTGTCCGCCAGCGTGGCTCTCGACCTGCCGAACGCCGCGCGGGACGACACGCTCTACCGGGTCCTGTTTTTCGCCGCCTTTCTCCTGCTCGTTTCGACTTTTGCGATCAACACCGCGGCCGAACTGGTTCGAAGGCGGCTGAGACGGCGTTATGCTTGA
- a CDS encoding T9SS type A sorting domain-containing protein, which produces MHRWIPIALVSASLVFPVLAEAQPPTYPVVTITDADIVGNTAFTSDNTYLLSGLVFVEDGETLTIEAGTVIKARPTTTEGEDTALIVARGGRILADGTARNPIIFTAEADDVDDPDDILLSSPTASRGLWGGVIILGRASINTATGENNIEGIDATTEPRGIYGGGSHPDDDDNSGVLRYVSIRHGGAVIGADNEINGLTMAGVGRGTTIEYVEVFYNQDDGFEWFGGTVNTRYLISAFGGDDAFDYDEGFRGEHQFWFSIQDPSLGDHAGEHDGGTDPEDGRPYARPTIMNATYIGRGAASTGGKDNNALIFRDNAGGMYFNSIFTEFQGHALSIEDLDPTRGAQDSKARLDAGDLAFRYNILGRFGAGSSPAELGGDNHTRELLANEGNANRITDPQLQGISWNRNLGLDPRPGSTSPAWDGSRLMEAPRSSGFFADVDYAGAFGTENWADHWSALAALGYFSTAPAPMPPEPADPGADAPDGFSLAQNSPNPFSLATNIDYTVSSTSHVLIEVYNLLGQRVATVVNDIRLPGHYTEHWDARQLSSGVYFYRFEATADGRTAHVFNRKMTLLK; this is translated from the coding sequence ATGCATCGGTGGATACCCATCGCCCTGGTTTCCGCATCATTGGTTTTCCCGGTCCTCGCAGAAGCACAGCCCCCCACCTATCCCGTAGTCACTATCACCGACGCAGACATCGTCGGCAATACAGCCTTCACTTCAGATAACACCTACCTGCTGTCCGGCCTGGTTTTCGTCGAAGACGGCGAGACGCTGACCATCGAGGCCGGCACGGTGATCAAGGCCCGTCCCACGACCACCGAGGGCGAGGATACGGCCCTGATCGTAGCCCGGGGCGGCAGGATCCTCGCCGACGGGACCGCCCGGAATCCGATTATCTTCACGGCCGAAGCGGACGACGTCGATGATCCGGATGACATCCTGCTGTCGTCCCCCACCGCTTCCCGCGGGCTGTGGGGCGGCGTCATCATTCTGGGCCGGGCGTCCATCAACACCGCCACCGGTGAAAACAACATCGAAGGCATCGACGCGACGACCGAACCGCGGGGTATCTACGGTGGTGGATCGCATCCCGACGACGACGACAACTCGGGCGTGCTGCGGTACGTGTCGATCCGGCACGGCGGCGCGGTCATCGGCGCGGACAACGAGATCAACGGGCTGACCATGGCCGGTGTGGGCCGCGGCACGACCATCGAGTACGTGGAAGTGTTCTACAACCAGGACGACGGCTTCGAATGGTTCGGCGGCACGGTGAATACGCGCTACCTGATATCCGCATTCGGAGGCGATGACGCCTTCGACTACGACGAGGGCTTCCGGGGCGAGCACCAGTTCTGGTTCTCGATCCAGGACCCGTCCCTGGGCGACCATGCCGGCGAGCACGACGGCGGCACGGACCCGGAGGACGGCCGGCCATACGCCCGTCCCACGATCATGAACGCTACCTACATTGGCCGCGGCGCGGCGTCGACGGGCGGCAAGGACAACAACGCCCTCATCTTCCGCGACAACGCGGGCGGGATGTATTTCAACAGCATCTTCACCGAGTTCCAGGGCCACGCGCTGTCGATCGAGGACCTGGATCCGACCCGCGGCGCGCAGGACAGCAAGGCGCGCCTGGACGCGGGCGACCTGGCCTTCCGGTATAATATCCTGGGCAGGTTCGGTGCCGGGAGTTCGCCCGCGGAACTGGGAGGTGATAACCACACCAGGGAACTGCTCGCCAACGAGGGCAACGCCAATAGGATCACGGACCCGCAGCTGCAGGGCATCAGCTGGAACCGGAACCTGGGCCTGGATCCGCGTCCCGGCAGCACCAGTCCCGCCTGGGATGGGAGCAGGCTCATGGAAGCACCCCGGAGCAGCGGGTTCTTTGCGGACGTCGATTACGCGGGCGCTTTCGGAACCGAAAACTGGGCGGATCATTGGTCGGCGCTTGCAGCTTTGGGCTATTTCAGCACCGCACCGGCACCCATGCCGCCGGAACCGGCTGATCCCGGCGCAGATGCACCCGATGGCTTCAGCCTGGCGCAGAACAGTCCGAACCCCTTCAGCCTGGCCACGAACATCGATTACACCGTATCGTCGACGAGCCATGTATTGATCGAAGTGTACAATCTCCTTGGCCAGCGGGTGGCGACGGTGGTGAACGATATCAGGCTTCCGGGACATTACACCGAGCACTGGGACGCGCGGCAACTCTCGAGCGGCGTGTATTTCTATCGCTTCGAGGCGACCGCGGACGGGCGGACCGCCCACGTATTCAACCGGAAGATGACCCTGTTGAAGTAA